The Candidatus Terasakiella magnetica genome has a segment encoding these proteins:
- the aroC gene encoding chorismate synthase produces the protein MSGNRFGHVFSFTTFGESHGPAIGCIVDGVPSQIPLKEEDIQFWLEKRKPGTSRFTTQRKEPDEVRILSGVFEGVTTGTPIGLEIINQDQRSKDYGEIKDKFRPGHADYTYWEKYGIRDYRGGGRSSARETAMRVAAGAVARKVLGEAIDIKGYLVQVGPHKIDRSRFDWNEIDNNPFFCPDPVAAKEWEDYLDEIRKEGSSIGAVLEIVARGVPVGWGQPVYDKLDADLAKAMMSINAVKGVEIGDGFEAASLTGVENADEIRMGEDGKPVFLSNHAGGVLGGISSGQDVVVRVAIKPTSSILVERQTIDTQGNECNLITKGRHDPCVGIRGVPVAEAMMACVLADHMMLHRAQQG, from the coding sequence ATGTCCGGTAACCGTTTCGGTCACGTTTTCAGCTTCACAACTTTTGGGGAAAGCCATGGTCCTGCCATTGGCTGTATTGTTGATGGTGTGCCATCTCAAATCCCGCTAAAAGAAGAAGATATCCAGTTCTGGCTGGAAAAACGCAAACCCGGAACCTCGCGCTTTACCACACAGCGCAAAGAACCCGACGAAGTGCGCATCCTTTCCGGTGTTTTTGAAGGTGTCACAACAGGTACCCCCATTGGCCTTGAAATCATCAATCAAGATCAACGCTCAAAAGACTATGGTGAGATCAAAGATAAATTCCGCCCCGGTCATGCCGATTATACCTATTGGGAAAAATACGGCATTCGTGATTATCGCGGCGGTGGACGCTCTAGTGCACGCGAAACGGCCATGCGCGTTGCCGCAGGTGCAGTGGCGCGCAAAGTCTTGGGTGAGGCCATTGATATCAAAGGCTACCTTGTTCAAGTCGGCCCGCATAAAATTGATCGTTCCCGCTTTGACTGGAATGAAATTGATAACAACCCGTTTTTCTGCCCCGACCCAGTGGCTGCAAAAGAATGGGAAGACTATCTTGATGAAATCCGCAAAGAAGGCTCCTCCATCGGCGCGGTCTTAGAAATCGTTGCCCGTGGTGTTCCTGTTGGTTGGGGACAGCCCGTTTATGACAAGTTAGACGCAGACCTTGCCAAAGCCATGATGTCTATCAATGCGGTTAAAGGCGTTGAAATTGGCGATGGTTTTGAGGCCGCAAGCCTCACTGGTGTTGAAAATGCTGATGAAATCCGCATGGGTGAGGATGGCAAACCCGTCTTTCTTTCCAATCATGCAGGCGGCGTCTTAGGGGGTATTTCAAGCGGTCAGGATGTTGTGGTACGCGTTGCCATTAAACCGACCAGCTCCATTCTGGTTGAGCGCCAAACCATTGATACCCAAGGCAATGAATGTAACTTGATCACCAAAGGTCGCCATGACCCTTGCGTCGGTATTCGCGGCGTTCCCGTGGCCGAAGCCATGATGGCTTGTGTGCTAGCTGATCACATGATGCTACACCGCGCCCAACAGGGCTAA
- a CDS encoding nucleoside recognition domain-containing protein, with translation MTEFATIILHAGRAGVELALFVLLPVMIVMLSFMRLLEAKGILDKLVNLVAPLLRPFGLPGLGVFAMIQILFVSFAAPMATLAMMDRGGSPRRHIAATLAMVLGMAQANVVFPMAALGLNAPITMGISVLCGLVGAALTYHIFAKNLPDRMDDNEMVVKHKEAEGPKGILDVINKAGAEALKITVGAIPMLVLALVFVALMRAAGVMGLLEELLTPTLNGLDLPGSFIMAAITKVIAGGTAMMGVMKDFLDQGLMSIDDFNRLAGFLINPYDVAGIAVLISAGPRVAEVLKPALLGGAIAIALRTVLHWVLL, from the coding sequence ATGACTGAATTTGCCACGATTATTCTTCATGCAGGCCGTGCAGGTGTTGAACTTGCGCTTTTTGTTTTGCTGCCAGTTATGATCGTCATGCTCAGCTTCATGCGTTTGTTAGAGGCCAAAGGCATTTTAGATAAGCTGGTTAATCTAGTCGCCCCGCTCTTGCGCCCGTTTGGCCTGCCCGGTCTTGGCGTCTTTGCCATGATCCAAATTCTCTTTGTCAGTTTTGCAGCACCCATGGCAACCCTTGCCATGATGGATCGCGGCGGCTCACCACGGCGTCATATTGCCGCTACCCTTGCCATGGTCTTGGGCATGGCACAGGCCAATGTGGTCTTTCCCATGGCGGCCCTTGGGTTAAATGCGCCCATCACCATGGGGATTTCCGTGCTTTGTGGCCTTGTTGGTGCAGCGCTGACCTATCATATCTTTGCCAAAAACCTGCCAGATCGCATGGATGACAATGAAATGGTGGTGAAACATAAAGAGGCAGAAGGCCCCAAAGGCATCCTTGATGTGATTAATAAGGCAGGCGCTGAAGCCTTAAAAATTACCGTTGGGGCTATCCCCATGCTGGTACTTGCCCTTGTTTTTGTCGCGCTAATGCGCGCTGCTGGCGTCATGGGGTTACTGGAAGAACTGCTCACCCCAACCCTAAACGGCCTTGATCTTCCCGGCAGCTTTATCATGGCTGCAATTACCAAGGTGATTGCAGGTGGGACTGCTATGATGGGGGTGATGAAAGATTTCTTGGATCAAGGGCTTATGAGCATAGACGATTTTAACCGTCTGGCGGGCTTCTTGATCAATCCTTATGACGTGGCAGGCATTGCTGTGCTGATTTCCGCTGGACCGCGCGTTGCAGAAGTGCTCAAACCCGCGCTACTGGGCGGTGCTATCGCCATTGCGCTGAGAACAGTGTTGCACTGGGTGTTGTTGTAA
- the fabI gene encoding enoyl-ACP reductase FabI — translation MAAAGIMAGKKGLIMGVANERSIAWGITQALKEQGADLAFTYQGDALKKRVEPLAQSIGSDIVLPCDVTDQASIDAVFDTLEEKWGKIDFVLHGIAYSDKSELKGRYVDCSRENFLQTLDISCFSFTAVAKRAAAMMNEGGSMLTLTYYGAERVIPHYNVMGVAKAALEASVRYLAEDLGKDGIRVNAMSAGPMKTLAASGIGDFRYILKWNELNSPLRRNTTMEDVGGSGLYLLSPLSSGVTGETHHVDSGFHTVGMKAVDAPDIATS, via the coding sequence ATGGCTGCGGCTGGAATTATGGCTGGAAAAAAAGGTCTGATCATGGGAGTCGCCAACGAGCGTTCAATCGCTTGGGGCATTACACAGGCCTTAAAAGAACAAGGTGCAGACTTGGCTTTCACCTATCAAGGTGATGCGCTGAAAAAACGTGTAGAACCCTTGGCCCAATCAATCGGCTCTGACATTGTCCTGCCTTGTGATGTAACAGACCAAGCCAGCATCGATGCGGTTTTTGATACATTGGAAGAAAAATGGGGCAAGATTGATTTCGTCCTCCATGGTATCGCCTATTCTGATAAATCAGAACTTAAAGGCCGTTATGTGGATTGTTCGCGCGAGAACTTCCTGCAAACGCTTGATATCTCCTGCTTCTCTTTCACAGCAGTTGCCAAACGTGCAGCAGCCATGATGAATGAGGGCGGTTCCATGCTGACCCTGACTTATTATGGTGCAGAGCGTGTCATCCCGCATTACAACGTCATGGGTGTTGCCAAAGCAGCCCTTGAAGCCTCTGTGCGTTACTTGGCTGAAGACCTTGGTAAAGACGGCATCCGCGTTAATGCCATGTCCGCAGGCCCAATGAAAACATTGGCAGCCTCAGGCATTGGTGATTTCCGCTATATCCTGAAATGGAATGAGCTGAACTCTCCACTTCGTCGCAACACCACTATGGAAGATGTGGGCGGCAGTGGTCTTTACCTGCTTTCACCGCTATCTTCTGGTGTAACGGGTGAAACACACCATGTGGATTCTGGTTTCCATACCGTTGGTATGAAAGCCGTTGATGCCCCAGATATCGCCACATCATAA
- a CDS encoding YihY family inner membrane protein yields MDQAEKKTLDKQAIGEIWKMVMRRFGEDQCLRIAASLSYTSLLSLVPLMAISFAIFAAFPAFEGVQQQLQSYVFENFVPAAGDAVSQYLKSFTEKTGGMTTIGIVGLGVTAIMLLATIEDALNRIFRVREKRPFVSRLLMFWALLTLGPLLMGASLSLSTYFYALANWVNVDQMGGINVSAFASVILPNVMVMAALTFFYIFVPNRTISWRNGIIGGVCAGVLFGVLKKLFGLYVSSFPSYQAIYGVLATIPIFLIWMYLTWAVVLMGALLTATLEDWGHTAFREGQIITPADKMAAALHALRLLKEQHAKGGPLDDHVLNRELGSHVASDVMKALNKAGFVALTEEDKWVLARDLREAELAELHQILGLELTDAQYGHGNTAKAISTAEEARLAAMRKSLVEVLD; encoded by the coding sequence ATGGATCAGGCAGAAAAAAAGACCCTCGATAAGCAAGCCATTGGCGAAATTTGGAAAATGGTGATGCGCCGTTTTGGTGAGGACCAATGTTTACGCATTGCAGCCTCGCTTAGCTATACCTCCTTGTTATCACTGGTGCCTTTAATGGCAATCAGCTTTGCAATTTTTGCAGCTTTTCCGGCTTTTGAGGGCGTGCAACAACAGCTTCAGTCTTACGTGTTTGAAAATTTTGTTCCCGCAGCTGGGGATGCGGTGTCGCAATATCTCAAATCCTTTACCGAAAAAACAGGCGGCATGACCACCATCGGGATCGTTGGTTTGGGTGTTACAGCCATTATGTTGCTGGCAACTATTGAAGATGCCTTAAACCGAATCTTTCGTGTGCGGGAAAAACGCCCGTTTGTCTCACGCCTTTTGATGTTTTGGGCGCTTTTAACATTGGGGCCGTTGTTGATGGGGGCGAGCCTGTCGCTTTCGACTTATTTTTATGCTCTTGCGAACTGGGTGAATGTGGACCAGATGGGCGGGATTAATGTCTCGGCCTTTGCCAGTGTGATTTTGCCAAATGTTATGGTGATGGCGGCGCTGACGTTTTTTTATATTTTCGTGCCTAACCGTACGATTTCATGGCGCAACGGAATTATTGGCGGGGTCTGTGCCGGTGTTTTGTTTGGTGTGTTGAAAAAGCTCTTTGGCTTATATGTCTCAAGCTTTCCCTCGTATCAAGCAATCTATGGTGTGCTTGCCACCATTCCGATCTTCTTGATTTGGATGTACTTGACATGGGCGGTGGTGCTCATGGGGGCGTTATTGACCGCCACATTAGAAGATTGGGGCCATACAGCCTTTCGTGAAGGTCAGATCATCACGCCGGCAGATAAAATGGCAGCAGCGCTTCATGCGCTTCGCCTGTTGAAAGAACAACATGCCAAAGGCGGGCCTTTAGATGATCATGTCTTAAATCGCGAGCTTGGCTCCCATGTGGCCTCAGATGTGATGAAAGCACTGAATAAAGCAGGCTTTGTTGCCCTGACTGAAGAAGATAAATGGGTGCTTGCGCGTGATTTAAGGGAGGCTGAGCTGGCTGAACTTCATCAAATACTG
- a CDS encoding TlyA family RNA methyltransferase codes for MPNTPKKKTAKLRLDQLLVDRGLMESKTRAQAMIMAGNVYSDTKRMDKAGQKVAEDIPIELKGQDHPWVSRGGLKLVKGLDEFDIDASDFIAIDVGSSTGGFSDVLLTRGAAKVYSVDVGHGQLAWKLRNDERVVVMERTNARHLTQEDIPDPIDIVVCDASFIGLQTVLPAAMERVKTGGYLLALIKPQFEVGKGRVGKGGVVREPELHQEVCDKIEGWLNDLSDWSVVGLTQSPIKGPEGNIEFLICGRKIS; via the coding sequence ATGCCCAACACGCCTAAGAAAAAAACTGCCAAACTCCGCTTGGACCAGTTGCTGGTCGATCGCGGCTTAATGGAAAGCAAAACCCGCGCCCAAGCCATGATCATGGCAGGTAATGTCTATTCTGATACCAAACGTATGGATAAGGCAGGTCAGAAGGTGGCAGAAGACATCCCCATTGAGCTAAAGGGCCAAGACCATCCGTGGGTTTCACGTGGTGGATTGAAGCTTGTGAAGGGCTTGGATGAATTTGACATTGATGCTAGCGACTTTATCGCTATTGATGTGGGGTCTTCAACGGGCGGGTTTAGTGATGTGTTGCTTACACGCGGGGCAGCAAAGGTCTATAGCGTTGATGTAGGCCATGGACAGCTTGCGTGGAAATTGCGCAATGATGAGCGCGTGGTGGTGATGGAGCGCACAAATGCGCGTCATCTCACCCAAGAAGATATTCCCGATCCCATCGATATTGTTGTGTGCGATGCGAGCTTCATTGGTTTGCAAACGGTTTTACCTGCAGCTATGGAACGGGTCAAAACAGGCGGCTATCTGCTTGCCCTGATCAAGCCGCAATTTGAAGTGGGCAAGGGGCGTGTGGGCAAAGGCGGGGTTGTGCGCGAACCTGAACTGCATCAAGAAGTTTGTGATAAAATCGAAGGCTGGCTCAATGACCTGTCAGACTGGTCAGTCGTCGGCCTTACCCAAAGCCCGATCAAGGGACCAGAAGGTAATATCGAGTTTCTCATTTGCGGGCGCAAAATTTCTTAA